The proteins below are encoded in one region of Pelecanus crispus isolate bPelCri1 chromosome 4, bPelCri1.pri, whole genome shotgun sequence:
- the INTS12 gene encoding integrator complex subunit 12: MAATVNLELDPIFLKALGFLHSKSKDSAEKLKALLDESLARGTDSSYRPSQKEVEQPKVPVTKPISSKQEPKASSSLPSGNNNGKPTASEKAKKETEKRSADKIKGDTPEGADTPKKPRLEKQEARSSPITVQTSKDLSMPDLSSFEETSADDFAMEMGLACVVCRQMTVISGNQLVECQECHNLYHQDCHKPQVTDKEVNDPRLVWYCARCTRQMKRMAQKTQKPPQKPAPAVVSVAPAVKDPLVKKPEIKLKPETPPTFLAFKRTEVKTSAAISGNSASTSVSSSATSGLTGWAAFAAKTSSANPSTAKLGSTAQSASGKPAASSNNQKPVGLSGLATSKTGLGSKIASANNSTNPVQLKPPPPLTLGKTTLSRSVSSDNVSKVGLPSPSSTAPSTSSQVSSGNGNSGTTGNSGGSASKTTADTGNQSASLKGPTSQESQLNAMKRLQMVKKKAAQKKLKK; the protein is encoded by the exons ATGGCTGCTACAGTGAACTTGGAGCTTGATCCCATTTTTCTGAAAGCCCTGGGCTTCTTGCATTCAAAGAGTAAGGACtctgctgaaaagctgaaagcacTTCTTGATGAGTCTTTGGCCAGAGGAACTGACTCAAGCTATCGTCCATCTCAGAAG gAAGTAGAGCAACCCAAAGTACCTGTTACCAAACCTATTTCCAGTAAGCAAGAGCCTAAAGCTTCTTCTAGTTTGCCTTCTGGCAACAACAATGGCAAGCCCACTGCATCAGAAAAGGcgaaaaaagaaacagaaaagaggtCTGCTGATAAA ATAAAAGGGGATACCCCTGAAGGAGCTGATACACCAAAGAAGCCCAGACTAGAGAAGCAAGAGGCTCGTTCCTCTCCTATTACAGTTCAGACAAGCAAGGATTTATCCATGCCTGATTTATCTAGCTTTGAGGAAACCAGTGCTGATGACTTTGCTATGGAAATGGGATTAGCCTGTGTTGTTTGCAG GCAAATGACAGTTATTTCTGGGAATCAGCTAGTGGAGTGTCAGGAGTGCCATAATCTCTACCACCAGGATTGCCATAAACCTCAAGTGACAGACAAGGAAGTGAATGATCCTCGACTTGTGTGGTATTGTGCCCGCTGTACCAGGCAGATGAAGAGAATG GCTCAGAAGACACAAAAACCACCTCAAAAACCAGCTCCTGCAGTGGTTTCAGTTGCACCAGCTGTGAAGGATCCATTGGTCAAGAAGCCAGAAATTAAGTTAAAACCTGAGACCCCACCAACTTTTCTAGCATTCAAGAGAACGGAAGTCAAG accTCAGCAGCAATTTCGGGGAACTCGGCCAGTACAAGTGTTTCCTCTTCAGCAACCAGTGGCCTTACAGGATGggctgcttttgcagccaaaaCCTCCTCTGCCAATCCATCAACTGCCAAACTGGGATCAACAGCACAGAGCGCCAGTGGGAAACCTGCAGCTTCTTCAAATAACCAGAAACCTGTGGGTTTGTCAGGGTTGGCAACTTCCAAAACAGGACTAGGGTCAAAAATAGCTTCTGCCAACAACAGCACAAACCCTGTTCAGCTGAAACCTCCTCCACCTCTGACACTGGGGAAAACCACTCTTAGCCGTTCGGTAAGCAGTGACAATGTCAGCAAAGTAGGTCTTCCTAGTCCCAGCAGTACTGCGCCAAGCACCAGCAGCCAGGTGAGCAGTGGGAATGGCAACAGCGGGACCACGGGTAACAGTGGGGGCAGCGCAAGCAAAACCACGGCAGATACTGGTAATCAGTCAGCCTCCCTAAAAGGCCCGACTTCTCAGGAATCTCAGCTCAATGCTATGAAAAGGTTACAAATGGTCAAGAAGAAGGCTGctcaaaagaaactgaagaagtaG